In the genome of Candidatus Eremiobacteraceae bacterium, one region contains:
- a CDS encoding cupredoxin domain-containing protein, with amino-acid sequence MQTFLMRRRIGLGAAIALAVTAALLPAATALAHPSIDIAVANWKFTPAKITIPVGEPTTLRLTTTSGVHGIKSDDLGIPMTTIPNGKVIEV; translated from the coding sequence ATGCAAACGTTCTTGATGCGACGTCGAATCGGCTTAGGTGCAGCTATCGCGCTCGCGGTCACCGCAGCCCTGTTGCCCGCAGCGACGGCCCTGGCCCATCCGTCGATCGATATCGCTGTAGCTAACTGGAAGTTCACCCCCGCCAAGATCACGATTCCGGTCGGCGAGCCCACCACGCTGCGTCTCACCACCACATCGGGCGTCCACGGCATCAAATCCGACGACCTGGGCATTCCGATGACCACGATTCCCAACGGCAAGGTCATCGAAGTG